A region of Gemmatimonadaceae bacterium DNA encodes the following proteins:
- a CDS encoding ATP-grasp domain-containing protein — protein sequence MFVVFAAPLLSDNAFGMIQAAASLPGVHLGVITHDGPEKLRHLHGHAAHWKVTNILDESQLLWAARGLQEHHGAIHRLYGAYEQLQEPLASVRTTLGIPGLSREAATNFRDKARMKTLLRGAGLPCARHRLAGSADDAVAFAEHSGFPLVVKPPTGAGAVSTYRVDNMAQLLGALAGSPPTPRAPVLLEEFVVGEEHSFETITLDGRHVWHSLTHYYPTPLTVVENKWIQWSVVLPREVDDARYDDIRTAARKALDVLGMSTGISHMEWFRRADGTIAISEVAARPPGAQITTLMSRAHDFDLLREWSRAMIVGEFTVPERKYAVGAAYLRGQGEGRITAIHGLEAIQRQLGDLVVDFKMPGIGATPSTSYEGDGFIIVRHPTTSRVEDAVMKIISTVRVELG from the coding sequence ATGTTTGTCGTCTTCGCTGCGCCGCTCCTGTCTGACAACGCGTTCGGCATGATCCAGGCGGCCGCGTCGCTGCCCGGTGTGCATCTTGGTGTGATCACGCACGATGGACCGGAGAAGCTGAGGCATCTGCACGGCCACGCCGCGCACTGGAAGGTGACAAACATCCTGGATGAGTCGCAGCTCCTCTGGGCGGCGCGCGGGCTGCAGGAGCACCACGGCGCGATCCATCGACTGTACGGCGCGTACGAACAGCTGCAGGAGCCGCTGGCGTCGGTGCGTACCACGTTAGGCATCCCCGGGCTGAGCCGCGAGGCGGCCACGAACTTCCGGGACAAGGCGCGGATGAAGACGCTGTTGCGCGGTGCGGGGCTGCCGTGCGCGCGTCATCGCCTCGCCGGCAGCGCCGATGATGCCGTCGCGTTCGCCGAGCACTCCGGGTTCCCGCTCGTGGTCAAGCCACCGACCGGGGCCGGTGCGGTGTCCACGTATCGCGTGGACAACATGGCGCAGCTCCTGGGCGCACTCGCGGGCTCACCGCCCACGCCACGGGCGCCGGTGCTGCTCGAGGAGTTCGTGGTGGGGGAGGAGCACTCGTTCGAGACCATCACGCTCGACGGCCGCCACGTGTGGCATTCGCTGACGCACTACTACCCGACGCCGCTCACGGTGGTCGAGAACAAGTGGATCCAGTGGAGCGTCGTCCTGCCGCGCGAGGTCGACGACGCGCGTTACGACGACATTCGCACGGCGGCCCGGAAGGCCCTCGACGTGCTTGGCATGTCGACCGGCATCTCGCACATGGAGTGGTTCCGTCGCGCCGATGGCACGATCGCGATCTCCGAGGTCGCCGCGCGCCCGCCCGGCGCGCAGATCACGACGCTCATGTCGCGGGCGCACGACTTCGACCTGCTGAGGGAGTGGTCGCGCGCGATGATCGTGGGCGAGTTCACCGTGCCCGAACGAAAGTACGCCGTCGGCGCGGCCTACCTCCGTGGCCAGGGCGAAGGACGCATCACGGCAATCCACGGCCTCGAGGCCATTCAGCGCCAACTCGGCGACCTGGTGGTGGACTTCAAAATGCCGGGCATCGGGGCGACTCCGTCGACCAGCTACGAGGGCGACGGCTTCATCATTGTCAGGCATCCCACCACGAGCCGCGTCGAGGACGCCGTGATGAAGATCATCAGCACTGTACGCGTGGAGCTGGGGTGA